From a region of the Parus major isolate Abel chromosome 6, Parus_major1.1, whole genome shotgun sequence genome:
- the CH25H gene encoding cholesterol 25-hydroxylase, with amino-acid sequence MNCSLPHRVLLSSPMEGQRDRLCLQSLWDFVTAKEPLIKSPFFPVLFSFTAYMAFCLPYIALDFLSIRLPDLRKYKIQPQNYPSLGMMVPCIIQSVYHHVVLIFPVTFLHWYWRPMNLPVTAPELPEVLLQVAVCLLLFDFEYFLWHLLHHKVPWLYKTFHKVHHKHVSTFALTTQYSSVWELLSLGFFAAINPLLLGCHPLTEMIFFLVNIGLSVEDHSGYDLPWSTHRLVPFGLYGGAPHHDLHHLKFKSNYAPYFTHWDKLFGTFMESHSN; translated from the coding sequence ATGAACTGCAGCCTGCCACACCGAGTGCTGCTCAGCTCTCCGATGGAGGGACAGCGGGACAGGTTGTGCCTGCAGTCTCTTTGGGACTTTGTCACTGCAAAGGAGCCATTGATCAAGTCACCGtttttcccagtgctgttttcttttacagcatACATGGCTTTCTGTCTTCCATATATTGCACTGGACTTTTTAAGCATTAGACTACCAGActtgagaaaatacaaaatccaGCCGCAGAACTATCCGAGTCTTGGAATGATGGTGCCTTGCATTATTCAAAGTGTATATCACCATGTCGTTTTGATCTTCCCGGTGACATTTCTACACTGGTACTGGAGACCCATGAATCTACCAGTgacagctccagagctgcctgaagTCCTGCTGCAAGTAGCAGTttgtctgctgctgtttgatttTGAGTACTTCCTGTGGCATTTGCTGCATCACAAGGTGCCTTGGCTCTACAAGACCTTCCACAAGGTGCATCACAAGCACGTGTCGACGTTCGCCCTTACTACACAGTATTCCAGCGTATGGGAGTTGCTCTCACTGGGATTTTTTGCTGCTATAAACCCACTGCTCCTCGGATGCCATCCTTTGACAGAAatgattttcttccttgtaaaCATTGGTTTGTCAGTGGAGGACCATTCTGGATATGACCTCCCATGGTCAACTCACCGACTTGTGCCTTTTGGATTGTACGGAGGAGCACCACATCATGATCTCCACCATCTGAAATTCAAATCGAACTATGCTCCTTACTTCACACACTGGGACAAACTCTTCGGGACATTCATGGAGTCACATTCTAATTAA